One window of the Benincasa hispida cultivar B227 chromosome 3, ASM972705v1, whole genome shotgun sequence genome contains the following:
- the LOC120072947 gene encoding uncharacterized protein LOC120072947, with translation MKLIEQNFTPTSLFLSSLSNLNSNCLRQLRPEYVRPHLPWAMRRVPAKIIPNFQSPRIYPNSIMASEGTREMQSSVDSKEKGTEKKEKKEKNVKLPPPPEKPLPGDCCGSGCVRCVWDIYYEELEDYNKLCEKVGEELSGRLRYVREKQKDGVDPLKRPSRPNGPHNTYMKIWGWKDCV, from the exons ATGAAATTAATCGAGCAAAATTTCACTCCGACTTCTCTTTTTCTGTCTTCTTTGTCGAATCTCAATTCAAATTGTCTTCGCCAATTAAGGCCAGAGTATGTGCGGCCGCATCTCCCCTGGGCTATGAGACGAGTCCCTGCTAAAATAATTCCCAATTTCCAATCGCCAAGAATTTACCCTAATTCGATCATGGCAAGTGAGGGAACCAGAGAAATGCAATCATCAGTTGATTCGAAGGAGAAAGGTacggagaagaaagaaaagaaagagaagaacgTGAAATTGCCACCACCGCCGGAGAAGCCGTTGCCGGGGGATTGTTGTGGGAGTGGATGCGTTCGATGTGTGTGGGACATATATTACGAAGAGCTTGAAGATTACAACAAGCTTTGCGAGAAAG TGGGGGAAGAGCTGAGCGGTCGGTTACGTTACGTACGGGAGAAACAGAAAGACGGTGTTGATCCGTTAAAAAGGCCCAGTAGGCCCAATGGGCCTCATAATACATATATGAAGATTTGGGGGTGGAAGGATTGTGTGTAA
- the LOC120072948 gene encoding glutaredoxin-C3 — protein sequence MVLRGFQFQLTLVVAVITLSGLSPRDGLTGVEAATSTSAFVHNVIYSNRIAMFSKSYCPYCLGAKRMFSELHEKPLVVELDLRDDGSQIQSVLLDLTGKRTVPQIFVNGKHIGGSDDLKAAVASGQLQKLLASS from the exons ATGGTGTTGCGGGGATTTCAGTTTCAGTTGACTCTGGTTGTGGCGGTGATCACCCTCTCCGGCCTTTCGCCGAGAGATGGGCTTACCGGAGTTGAAGCTGCCACTTCCACTTCCGCTTTCGTTCACAACGTCATCTACTCTAACAGGATTGCTATGTTCTCCAAATCCTACTGCCC ATATTGCTTGGGTGCCAAACGTATGTTCAGTGAACTCCATGAAAAACCTTTGGTTGTGGAGCTTGATCTTCGAG ATGATGGATCTCAAATTCAGAGTGTTCTACTAGACCTGACAGGAAAGCGCACTGTTCCTCAGATTTTTGTGAATGGCAAGCACATTGGTGGCTCTGATG atcTGAAAGCCGCAGTTGCTAGTGGTCAGTTGCAGAAACTTCTGGCTTCAAGTTGA
- the LOC120072929 gene encoding probable leucine-rich repeat receptor-like protein kinase At1g35710, whose protein sequence is MEFSLHFFFLFLFSSLFLQPSDSCHPTDKQALLHFKTKITSDPSQLLLSWKSTTDCCSSWDGVGCDSSGRVTNLTRPGIVSGTDFIADTFMSGSLSPFLGNLSSLQFFDLSNLKDINGRIPFEFGKLSRLTHMFLDSNKLTGSIPRTFGCLFRLEKLYLGNNLLSGIIAPSIFSHFKCLTELGLSGNRLSGSIPNSIGKLIQAKNLDLHANNFSGSIPTSIGNLKSLRYLDLSENEITGTIPNSIGKLSELVLLYLNQNKITGSIPSSIAGLSSLIFCRLSENRLSGRLPASIGKLEKIQRLILENNKLTGKLPSSIGRLTTLTDLFFSNNLFTGKIPKTFGNLENLQTLDLSRNLLSCGIPHQLSKLQRLQSLDLSFNPLRLQSIPNWFAKMKLFKLFLAKTGIEGQLPKWLSSSSISLLDLSSNRLTGALPHWIGNMTNLSFLNLSNNGFHSSIPAEFKNILLLMDLDIHSNHFTGCLDNIFSKGVQDPLGHFNSIDVSGNHFSGCIDQNIGDRAAMSSIRSLVLSNNELEGHIPKSLSELSELQVLELAGNRLSGEIPAELGEAVELTTVLLSKNRLCGAIPIEVLNLKKLLKFDVSENRLCGKIPPHKGHFPVSAFKHNRGLCGTPLPPCKHS, encoded by the coding sequence ATGGAATTCTctcttcatttcttcttcctctttctatTTTCATCTCTCTTCCTTCAGCCCTCTGATTCATGTCATCCCACTGACAAACAAGCACTTCTCCACTTCAAAACCAAAATCACTTCTGACCCTTCTCAGCTACTGCTTTCTTGGAAATCCACCACCGACTGCTGCTCCTCCTGGGACGGCGTCGGCTGTGATTCTTCCGGCAGAGTCACCAACCTCACCCGCCCCGGAATTGTCTCCGGCACCGACTTCATCGCCGATACTTTCATGTCTGGTTCTCTCTCCCCTTTTCTTGGAAACTTGTCGTCTCTTCAATTTTTTGACCTTAGCAATCTCAAAGACATCAACGGTCGGATACCCTTCGAATTTGGCAAGTTATCACGACTCACCCATATGTTTCTAGATTCAAATAAGCTCACCGGTTCGATTCCTAGAACCTTTGGGTGTCTTTTTCGATTGGAAAAACTATATCTTGGCAACAATTTGCTCTCTGGAATCATCGCTCCCTCAATTTTTAGCCATTTCAAGTGCCTTACAGAATTGGGTCTTTCCGGAAATAGACTATCTGGGTCCATTCCTAATTCAATTGGGAAGCTAATTCAGGCAAAAAATCTCGATCTCCATGCCAACAATTTCTCAGGAAGCATTCCTACGAGTATTGGTAACCTTAAAAGTCTCAGGTATCTCGATTTGTCTGAAAATGAAATAACAGGGACCATTCCGAATTCGATTGGTAAACTCTCTGAGTTGGTTTTGCTTTACCTTAATCAGAACAAGATTACCGGAAGTATTCCCTCATCGATTGCCGGACTTAGTTCTCTGATATTCTGTCGTTTGTCGGAAAACCGGCTAAGTGGTCGGTTACCGGCGTCCATCGGTAAGCTTGAAAAGATCCAAAGACTGATTCTTGAGAACAACAAGCTTACTGGGAAATTGCCTTCTTCTATTGGCCGTTTGACAACTTTAACTGACTTGTTCTTCTCTAACAATCTTTTTACCGGTAAGATTCCCAAGACTTTTGGAAATTTGGAAAACCTTCAAACTCTGGACTTGTCGAGAAATTTGCTTTCTTGTGGGATTCCTCATCAGTTATCCAAATTGCAGAGATTACAGAGCTTGGATCTTTCCTTCAATCCTCTTAGGTTGCAGAGCATACCAAATTGGTTTGCAAAGATGAAACTTTTCAAGCTATTTTTAGCTAAAACAGGGATTGAAGGGCAGCTTCCAAAATGGCTGTCTTCATCATCAATATCGCTTCTTGATTTGTCGAGTAATCGATTAACAGGGGCGTTACCCCATTGGATTGGAAATATGACCAATCTTTCATTCCTCAACCTTTCAAACAACGGATTTCATTCATCAATCCCAGCTGAATTCAAAAACATTTTACTGTTAATGGATCTTGATATTCACTCCAACCACTTTACAGGGTGCCTTGacaacatattttcaaaagggGTTCAAGACCCACTTGGCCATTTCAATTCCATTGATGTTTCTGGCAATCATTTCAGTGGTTGTATTGATCAGAATATTGGAGACAGAGCAGCAATGTCTTCAATCAGATCGCTTGTTTTGTCGAACAATGAATTGGAAGGGCATATCCCCAAGTCGTTGTCGGAACTTAGCGAATTGCAGGTGCTGGAGCTGGCTGGAAATCGGCTTTCCGGTGAAATTCCAGCGGAGCTGGGAGAAGCGGTGGAACTAACCACGGTTTTGCTTTCGAAGAACAGGCTGTGTGGGGCAATTCCAATAGAGGtgttgaatttgaagaagcttttGAAATTCGACGTGTCGGAAAATAGACTTTGTGGGAAAATTCCACCGCATAAAGGACATTTCCCTGTTTCTGCATTCAAACATAATCGAGGCCTCTGCGGAACTCCACTTCCTCCCTGCAAGCATTCTTAg
- the LOC120072950 gene encoding probable methyltransferase PMT27, with protein MFLCPLPILFHPFSLTTPKLQLVQFHFPSLPMALGRPRSSKRSSSSSSYASTVTTVVFLALCVLGVWMLTSNSVVPPQTTTRTSSDSSSTSTIATTTDFTSSSDEPQLLPKSEDKEATPAFEDNPGDLPLDAIKSDDSVNIVSDDAKSQEDHSKDNANDGQGSRDSNEAQLSEESTLTQNQQVEATQKIEEKVDMGGSQEQNANLSDQSNESTERAESDNSKSNDTPLETNAQEQQQVQEEPENNANPQEIQAEIANVEQQQATDVPEISGDSQNDRPKLETEGEKNPQEPEIHNQDDDKSQQQIQQQQEQDNSNTSNIEETTSSDQNQPRKRRRHNKKATEDQESQQTESKESQEAPKDTKTEIKVEETTTAVSLETSGIPKESKESKKSWSTQAAQSENEKDRRREESSTDGSIYGYTWQLCNVTAGPDYIPCLDNEKAIKQLRTTKHFEHRERHCPEQGPTCLVSLPEGYKRSIEWPKSRDKIWYHNVPHTKLAEVKGHQNWVKVTGEFLTFPGGGTQFIHGALHYIDFLQRSVPDIAWGKRTRVILDVGCGVASFGGFLFEKDVLTMSFAPKDEHEAQVQFALERGIPAISAVMGSQRLPFPSMVFDIIHCARCRVPWHVEGGMLLLELNRVLRPGGFFVWSATPVYQTLEEDVEIWKEMSALTKSMCWELVTIQKDNLNSIGAAIYRKPTSNECYEQRKHKRPPMCKNDDDPNAAWYVPLQACMHRVPVDNAVRGSSWPKQWPQRLQAPPYWLNSSQMGVYGKPAPQDFSTDYEHWKRVVNKTYLNGLGINLSNIRNVMDMRSVYGGFAAALRDLKVWVMNVVNIDSPDTLPVIYERGLFGIYHDWCESFSTYPRTYDLLHADHLFSKLKKRCKLPPVLAEVDRIVRPGGKLIIRDESSTIGEVENLLKSLHWEVHLTFSRNQEGLLSAQKGDWRPDTYAESS; from the exons ATGTTTCTCTGTCCTCTTCCCATATTATTCCATCCCTTCTCACTCACCACACCCAAACTCCAACTTGTACAGTTTCATTTTCCTTCTCTCCCAATGGCTCTCGGAAGGCCTCGTAGTAGCAAGAGATCATCCTCCTCTTCTTCCTATGCTTCCACCGTTACAACCGTCGTCTTCTTAGCCTTATGTGTTCTTGGAGTATGGATGCTCACCTCCAACTCCGTCGTTCCCCCGCAAACCACCACTCGCACTTCTTCTGACTCCTCCTCCACCTCCACCATTGCCACCACGACTGACTTTACATCTTCCTCCGATGAACCCCAACTACTCCCTAAATCCGAGGATAAGGAGGCCACTCCTGCCTTCGAGGATAATCCTGGTGATCTCCCTCTTGATGCTATTAAATCTGACGACAGCGTTAATATTGTTAGCGACGATGCCAAATCTCAAGAGGACCACTCCAAGGACAATGCCAATGATGGGCAAGGATCTAGAGATAGCAATGAGGCTCAATTGTCCGAAGAGAGCACATTGACTCAAAACCAACAAGTGGAAGCAACCCAAAAAATTGAGGAGAAAGTAGACATGGGAGGGAGccaagaacaaaatgctaatTTATCTGATCAAAGCAATGAATCCACAGAGCGTGCGGAATCTGATAATAGTAAATCCAATGATACACCGTTGGAAACTAATGCTCAAGAACAACAACAAGTACAAGAAGAGCCCGAAAACAATGCAAATCCACAAGAAATCCAAGCAGAAATTGCAAACGTAGAGCAGCAACAAGCAACTGATGTCCCAGAAATCAGTGGAGACTCTCAAAATGATCGACCGAAACTTGAAACTGAAGGTGAAAAAAACCCACAAGAACCTGAAATTCATAACCAGGACGATGACAAATCCCAACAACAAATACAACAGCAACAAGAACAAGACAACTCAAACACGAGCAACATTGAAGAAACTACCTCGTCTGACCAAAATCAGCCACGAAAGAGACGCCGGCACAACAAAAAGGCAACCGAGGATCAAGAATCACAACAAACAGAATCCAAGGAGAGCCAAGAAGCCCCAAAGGACACAAAAACAGAAATCAAAGTGGAAGAGACGACCACAGCAGTGTCACTTGAGACCTCGGGGATACCGAAAGAGTCGAAGGAGTCCAAAAAGTCGTGGTCAACACAAGCGGCACAATCAGAGAACGAGAAGGATCGTCGGCGGGAAGAATCAAGCACTGATGGCAGCATCTATGGGTACACATGGCAGTTATGCAATGTCACAGCGGGACCTGATTACATCCCCTGTCTGGATAACGAGAAAGCAATTAAGCAATTACGTACTACAAAACACTTCGAGCACCGAGAGAGACACTGCCCGGAGCAGGGACCTACCTGCCTGGTCTCACTCCCAGAGGGTTACAAAAGATCCATTGAATGGCCTAAAAGTAGAGACAAG ATTTGGTACCACAATGTCCCACACACTAAGCTTGCCGAAGTGAAAGGCCACCAAAATTGGGTCAAGGTCACTGGCGAGTTCTTGACTTTCCCCGGCGGTGGCACCCAGTTCATCCACGGCGCTCTGCACTACATAGATTTTCTTCAACGG TCGGTACCAGATATTGCCTGGGGGAAGAGGACAAGAGTGATACTGGATGTAGGCTGTGGAGTTGCTAGCTTCGGCGGCTTTCTCTTTGAAAAAGATGTGCTTACAATGTCGTTTGCTCCGAAAGACGAGCATGAAGCTCAAGTCCAATTTGCCCTTGAGAGGGGAATTCCGGCCATTTCTGCTGTCATGGGCTCACAGCGTTTGCCATTTCCAAGCATGGTTTTTGATATTATTCATTGTGCTCGATGTAGAGTGCCTTGGCATGTAGAAG GTGGAATGCTTCTCTTAGAATTGAACCGAGTGCTGAGGCCAGGGGGGTTTTTTGTTTGGTCTGCAACTCCCGTGTACCAGACCCTGGAAGAAGACGTTGAGATTTGGAAAG aaaTGTCCGCTTTGACCAAGTCCATGTGTTGGGAGCTTGTGACAATTCAGAAGGACAATCTCAACTCCATTGGGGCTGCCATTTACAGGAAACCAACCTCAAACGAATGCTATGAACAAAGAAAACACAAACGTCCCCCCATGTGCAAAAACGATGACGATCCGAACGCAGCATG GTACGTGCCACTGCAGGCATGCATGCACCGCGTGCCGGTTGACAATGCCGTGAGGGGAAGCAGCTGGCCAAAACAATGGCCTCAGAGGTTGCAAGCACCACCTTACTGGCTAAACAGCTCCCAGATGGGGGTTTATGGAAAACCAGCTCCTCAAGATTTCTCAACTGATTATGAACATTGGAAAAGAGTTGTGAATAAAACTTACCTGAATGGATTAGGCATAAATTTGTCCAACATTAGAAATGTAATGGATATGAGATCTGTTTATGGCGG GTTTGCAGCAGCCCTGAGAGACCTTAAAGTTTGGGTAATGAATGTGGTGAATATTGACTCTCCCGATACACTTCCTGTGATCTACGAGCGTGGTCTCTTTGGGATTTACCATGATTGGTGTGAATCCTTCAGCACTTATCCAAGAACATATGATCTACTACACGCTGATCATCTTttctcaaaattgaaaaagag GTGCAAACTACCTCCTGTCTTGGCAGAGGTCGATCGAATAGTAAGACCTGGAGGCAAATTGATCATCCGAGATGAGTCCAGCACGATTGGAGAAGTGGAGAATTTGTTGAAGTCTCTCCATTGGGAAGTTCACTTGACCTTCTCCAGAAACCAGGAAGGGCTGCTGAGTGCTCAGAAAGGCGATTGGCGACCAGATACTTATGCTGAGTCTTCCTGA